The following coding sequences lie in one Dromaius novaehollandiae isolate bDroNov1 unplaced genomic scaffold, bDroNov1.hap1 HAP1_SCAFFOLD_56, whole genome shotgun sequence genomic window:
- the LOC135325735 gene encoding olfactory receptor 14A16-like: protein LHYGTLMGSRACVKMAAAAWGTGFLYAVLHTGNTFSIPLCQGNTVDQFFCEVPQILKLSCSDSYLRELGLLVVSICLGFGCFIFIVVSYVQIFTAVLRIPSEQGRHKAFSMCLPHLAVVSLFISTEMIAYLKPPSLSSPALDLVLAVLYTVVPPAVNPLIYSMRNKELKDALRKLMQWV, encoded by the coding sequence ctgcactacgggaccctcatgggcagcagagcttgtgtcaaaatggcagcagctgcctggggcactggttttctctatgctgtactgcacactgggaacacattttcaataccactctgccaaggcaacacagtggaccagttcttctgtgaagttccccagatcctcaagctctcctgctcagactcctacctcagggaacttgggcttcttgtggttagtatctgtttaggctttgggtgtttcattttcattgtggtgtcctatgtgcagatcttcactgctgtgctgaggatcccctctgagcagggccggcacaaagccttttccatgtgcctcccgcacctggctgtggtctccctgttcatcagcactgaaatgattgcctacctgaagcccccctccctctcctccccagctctggatctggtgctggctgttctgtacacggtggtgcctccagcagtgaaccccctcatctacagcatgaggaacaaggagctcaaggatgccttGAGGAAACTGATGCAATGGGTATGA